The Thermoplasmata archaeon DNA window CGCGGCAAGACCGCCTTCGCGACGATCGCCATCCTGCCGATCGGCATCGCGACCGTGGTCGCCGGCTACACGTTCAACCAGATCTTCCCCGGCACCGGCGCCGGCTACGCGAACAGCATCCTCAACTCCGTCGGCATCGGCTCGCAGTACTGGCTCAACCAGACCTGGTCGGCGCTGCTCGTGGTCGCGATCGCCGACAGCTGGAAGAACACCTCGCTCGTGATCATCATCCTCGTCGCCGGCTACGCGACGATCCCCCGGACGCTCTACCAGGCGGCCGCGATCGACGGCGCCGGACCGCTGCGGCAGTTCCGCTACGTCACGCTCCCGGGCCTGCGCAGCTTCATCGTGATGGCCCTGCTCATCCGCGGGGCCCAGGAGGTCAACATCTTCCAGCTCGCCTACATCATGATCGGGCAGTACCCGCAGCTGCTTACGGTCCAGATCTACTCGCTGTGGGAGTCGAGCGGCGGGATCCCGTACCTCGCTTCGGCGG harbors:
- a CDS encoding sugar ABC transporter permease gives rise to the protein MATFFQRHQDQLIPFLFVLPALAYVGAFAFYPTAQTIQYSFQTRILSFTFYNYQANVQSGLYSWIGNTLWLTAAALTIQFVLALAVASILNRTFRGKTAFATIAILPIGIATVVAGYTFNQIFPGTGAGYANSILNSVGIGSQYWLNQTWSALLVVAIADSWKNTSLVIIILVAGYATIPRTLYQAAAIDGAGPLRQFRYVTLPGLRSFIVMALLIRGAQEVNIFQLAYIMIGQYPQLLTVQIYSLWESSGGIPYLASAVSTVLLGIVSILIVVVIILGGRK